In the Chlorobium limicola DSM 245 genome, one interval contains:
- a CDS encoding leucine-rich repeat domain-containing protein, which translates to MEFLKCNLYIVGSRGIGKTFFRRALDEFIHFEKRPPLDKFDGHDWIIRTEYGHVEVEIKEYGNFDFPYIFSESKDSFESKEAKSIILYITGEYERKLEFSIPQEDIEQLKNLSSKATIIVAPTFRPYELEKNINLNPLKKLVPFVEYFLPIHDFHFREYEGMSQIAYVLRQLLINSHTSSLKQAKERIRENFETKNPTLDLGNLGLTSLNDIKELFQNTHLKTLILSNEWGEYHDRSWVRKTSNNKLEPNILFGFPKEINNLKNLETLIAGGNWRDSKRRTRYYFSNWHITDIKPLSSLKRLSILNLSNNEIETLTPLSNLSSLSKLYLNNNTINSFPSIDKFPKLKELYLSNNQLKSINFLSAPTTIQTVDLHSNQITDLTPIKELISKIDIKDSKWESKTISIGRNPLSIPPAEIVAKGMQSVIAYFAQLEAENEIQIKPFKNADIKLIMVGNSNVGKSTFVHWLKNEKVDKTLPTTHWLDLGVWNAKRGSKNYTVRIFDFGGQEYYHDTHHLFFTNRTAYTLMWDGASNRFDELEIKQTQSDGEKKDVKIETFPLEYWLDSIRYHTQKRKLSQIEKSISKILDERDEQIEESLRNKTDWTKSVTASINKVSETLQEKEEENILVLQNKVDSKQLKIFLNEEELSTNYPKIYDFEQISLYKNERLEISKKTLFDIFDSLEILSRQFLGTWNYIKQDIEKQQFSKSFSSDDFLNYCNDIIKNLPELKRKLNAQRKKVLFSSVDSKVFASFLADIGLCLYYPENSELKEKVFLNQNQILNDLNNILLSINKKTGAISELEIASTLGESESSDKVQDVINLMLHFKILFRHPIADKKSFIAPLYLPPNPPKSIKLFQSLFEKPVYRFKYETFIHKSVILDFFHTYGSKALSETSDESSFYFWKNGIVIKDEKSNDIIMVKFDPWNNKSKCASLNIYAVNGTNDKFVKTIVDYIDSINEGINVKKLVPNESHEEFIPLDIIHQSEKEQNPIFHFNKKYYR; encoded by the coding sequence ATGGAATTTTTAAAATGCAATTTATACATAGTAGGCAGCCGAGGAATTGGAAAGACATTTTTCAGGAGAGCACTAGATGAGTTTATTCACTTTGAAAAAAGACCGCCCTTGGACAAGTTTGATGGGCATGATTGGATTATACGAACAGAATATGGTCATGTAGAAGTTGAGATAAAAGAATACGGAAATTTTGATTTTCCTTATATTTTTTCTGAATCAAAGGATTCTTTTGAATCAAAGGAAGCCAAGAGCATTATTCTATACATTACTGGCGAGTATGAACGTAAGTTAGAGTTTTCTATTCCTCAAGAAGATATTGAACAGCTGAAAAACCTTTCAAGTAAGGCAACAATTATCGTTGCACCTACATTTAGACCTTATGAACTCGAAAAAAACATAAACTTAAATCCACTAAAAAAACTTGTTCCATTTGTTGAGTATTTTCTGCCCATACATGATTTTCATTTCAGAGAATATGAAGGCATGTCTCAAATAGCCTATGTACTAAGACAACTTTTAATAAATTCACATACTTCGTCTCTAAAACAAGCCAAAGAACGAATAAGAGAAAACTTTGAAACTAAAAACCCTACTTTAGATTTAGGAAACTTAGGTTTAACCAGCCTTAATGATATAAAAGAGTTATTTCAAAATACACACCTAAAAACGTTAATTCTGAGTAACGAGTGGGGTGAATATCATGACAGAAGTTGGGTAAGAAAGACTAGCAATAATAAACTTGAACCGAATATATTGTTTGGATTTCCAAAAGAGATTAACAACTTAAAGAATCTTGAAACTCTTATTGCTGGCGGTAATTGGAGAGATTCTAAAAGAAGAACAAGATACTATTTTTCAAATTGGCATATCACCGATATAAAACCTTTATCAAGTTTAAAGAGGTTATCCATATTGAATTTGAGTAATAATGAAATTGAAACATTAACACCTCTTTCAAATCTTTCGAGTCTATCAAAACTTTATTTAAACAACAACACAATAAATAGTTTCCCAAGTATTGATAAGTTTCCAAAGCTAAAAGAATTGTATCTAAGCAACAATCAACTTAAAAGCATTAATTTTTTATCTGCCCCAACAACAATTCAAACTGTTGATTTGCACTCAAATCAAATAACCGATTTAACTCCAATAAAAGAGTTAATATCTAAGATTGATATTAAAGATTCCAAGTGGGAAAGCAAAACTATTAGCATTGGGCGAAATCCGCTATCAATTCCACCAGCAGAAATTGTCGCTAAGGGAATGCAGAGTGTAATTGCATATTTTGCGCAACTTGAAGCTGAAAATGAAATTCAAATCAAACCTTTTAAAAATGCCGACATAAAACTCATTATGGTGGGTAATAGTAATGTTGGTAAATCAACTTTTGTTCATTGGCTGAAAAATGAAAAAGTAGATAAAACACTACCAACAACACATTGGTTGGATTTGGGAGTTTGGAATGCTAAAAGAGGTAGTAAAAATTATACTGTAAGAATTTTTGATTTCGGTGGTCAGGAATATTATCATGATACACATCATCTGTTTTTTACAAACAGAACAGCATATACGCTAATGTGGGATGGAGCTTCTAACCGTTTTGACGAATTAGAAATAAAACAAACACAAAGCGATGGTGAAAAAAAGGATGTGAAAATCGAGACTTTCCCTCTTGAATATTGGCTTGATTCCATTAGGTATCATACACAAAAAAGAAAGTTGTCTCAGATTGAGAAATCCATATCAAAGATTCTTGATGAACGAGACGAGCAGATTGAAGAATCTTTAAGAAATAAAACTGATTGGACAAAATCAGTAACTGCGTCCATAAACAAAGTGTCAGAAACCTTACAAGAAAAAGAAGAAGAGAATATATTGGTTTTACAAAACAAGGTAGATTCCAAGCAATTAAAGATTTTTCTTAATGAAGAAGAACTAAGTACTAATTATCCTAAGATATACGATTTTGAACAAATTTCGCTGTATAAAAATGAGAGGCTTGAAATATCAAAAAAGACTCTTTTTGACATTTTCGACAGTTTAGAAATTTTAAGCCGACAGTTCCTTGGCACATGGAACTACATAAAACAAGACATTGAAAAACAACAATTCAGTAAAAGTTTCTCAAGTGACGACTTTCTCAATTATTGTAATGATATTATTAAAAACTTGCCTGAGTTAAAAAGAAAATTAAATGCTCAACGCAAAAAAGTGCTTTTCTCATCAGTAGACTCTAAAGTTTTCGCCTCGTTTTTAGCTGACATTGGTTTATGCCTTTATTATCCTGAAAATAGTGAACTAAAGGAAAAGGTGTTTTTAAATCAAAATCAAATACTGAACGATTTAAATAATATTCTTCTTTCTATTAACAAAAAGACTGGAGCAATTAGTGAGCTTGAAATTGCAAGTACATTAGGTGAAAGTGAATCTAGTGATAAAGTGCAAGATGTAATCAATCTAATGCTTCATTTCAAAATTCTTTTTAGACATCCTATTGCAGACAAAAAATCTTTTATCGCACCGCTTTATTTACCACCAAATCCGCCAAAGAGCATCAAATTATTCCAATCTCTTTTTGAAAAACCAGTTTATCGCTTTAAATACGAAACGTTTATTCATAAAAGTGTAATACTGGACTTTTTTCATACTTATGGTTCTAAAGCATTAAGCGAAACGAGTGATGAGTCTTCATTTTATTTTTGGAAAAATGGCATTGTAATAAAGGACGAAAAAAGTAACGACATCATAATGGTGAAGTTTGATCCTTGGAACAACAAAAGCAAATGTGCTTCACTTAACATTTATGCAGTAAATGGTACAAACGATAAATTCGTTAAGACAATTGTAGATTATATTGATTCCATAAATGAAGGAATAAACGTCAAGAAGCTTGTTCCTAATGAATCTCATGAAGAATTTATACCACTAGATATTATTCATCAAAGCGAAAAAGAACAAAATCCAATATTTCACTTCAATAAGAAATATTACCGTTAA
- a CDS encoding TIR domain-containing protein translates to MKKIFISYSKQDLRLVNKFIEHLSALQRDGKVSHWYCSELEAGSVWNDEIQKHLEEADIACFMVSPNFMKTDYIHEHEIKKAFERKDKDPNFKIVPIILNFCRWTTVNNDLGKFTALPYTAKPVMDFKNQDMAWYIIEECLRLMIDNDLNPTGENFYNNQKLPTDVLKIYNRIVEGKVDNDNV, encoded by the coding sequence ATGAAAAAAATATTCATCTCTTATTCTAAGCAAGATCTTAGATTGGTTAACAAGTTTATAGAACATCTTTCTGCATTACAGAGGGACGGAAAAGTTTCTCATTGGTATTGTAGTGAGTTGGAGGCTGGCTCTGTTTGGAATGACGAAATTCAAAAACATCTGGAAGAAGCCGACATCGCTTGCTTTATGGTAAGCCCAAATTTTATGAAAACCGACTATATCCATGAGCATGAAATTAAAAAGGCATTTGAGAGGAAAGATAAAGACCCGAATTTTAAAATAGTTCCAATTATATTAAATTTTTGCCGTTGGACAACTGTAAATAATGATTTAGGGAAATTTACCGCACTTCCATACACCGCAAAGCCCGTTATGGACTTCAAAAATCAGGATATGGCTTGGTACATCATAGAGGAGTGCTTGCGTTTAATGATTGACAATGACCTTAATCCAACAGGAGAAAATTTCTACAATAATCAAAAACTACCAACAGACGTTTTGAAAATTTATAATAGAATTGTGGAAGGTAAAGTTGATAATGATAACGTTTAA